The genomic region CCCACCGGCCGCGAGGTCCGCGACGTCGCCGACGGAGGGTCTCCTCCGGCCGGGCGCCGCCAGAGACAGGTAGGTGTCCACTAGTTCTGAACCGCGCCCCCGCCGATAGTTGGCCGGATAGAACAGCGCCGTCCAGCGCGCGTAGCGGCGTTCGAGGTCGGTCACGGCAGAGCCTCCGTCGTCATCCCCTCCTGGACGGTCATGGCGGCTTTCCCACGGGCTCATGCGAGTCCTCCACTGAGGCGGGGCGGGGTCTTGGCAGCGCGCAGCCGGGCGGTCGCCGCCTCGACGTTGCGACGCATACGTTCGGTCTCGGCGGTCAGCACCCCACTGCCTGCCTCGGCGAGCCGGTAGTAGCGGCGCAACCGGCCGTCGACGATTTGCTCCCGGTCGACGGCCACCAAGCCCGCGTCGACCAGCCGGTCGAGCGCACCGTACAGCGTGCCCGGCCGCAGCGAGATGCGGCCGGCGGAGAGCCTGGCCACCTCAGCGATCAAGCCGTACCCATGCATCGGCTCGCC from Micromonospora sp. WMMD812 harbors:
- a CDS encoding helix-turn-helix transcriptional regulator, whose amino-acid sequence is METPLREPTFLILTALAGEPMHGYGLIAEVARLSAGRISLRPGTLYGALDRLVDAGLVAVDREQIVDGRLRRYYRLAEAGSGVLTAETERMRRNVEAATARLRAAKTPPRLSGGLA